TTACTCTGATCTCATTATCAAGTCAAGTTGGTCTTTACCTTGTTCTCCGTGGcatgcttctccttctccactttggCCAGAGTGAGTTCCAGATCATCAATGTCTTTCTTGAGTTCTGAACActcatcctccagcttcctcttcttaGCAGTAAGCTCTGcattcatctcctcctcatcctccagtcTTTCAGTCAGCTCCTTAGATTTGGCCTCAAGCTGGATCTTGCTCTTGATCAATccctcacacctctcctcaGCATCTCCCAGACTGTCTTGTTCCTGTGAAGGGATCAAATAGTTACAACTTCAAGAAAAATGTGATTTCTGTTATGTACAATATTATACTGTTCGGTTGTTGTAACTGTCACTCACAGTTTGGACTGCGAGTTGAAGGTCATTCTTCTCCTGGACAAGGGAGACCATTTTCTCTTCCAGCTCCTTCCTACGGGCTTCAGATTTAGCATAAGCTTCTTTAAGCTTCAGGAATTCTTCCTTCATGTTGGCcatctctttctcagtctcGGCTGAGACAAGCAGAGGTTTGATCTTGAAGAACATCTTCATCCAGGGCCAATTCTTGACCCCCATGAAGGCACGGATGTTCCACTGGATCACAAGCAGGGCATCCCTGATCCCAAACAGAATGATCTTTTAGCTTACTTTCACTCACCTCAAACACATTTTGTAGTAACTATAGAGAATACTACCTGCGCTCTACAATTTTCTGGAACTCATTTCTGGCTAGTACACCACGTGCTCTGGACTGGATCcctgtgatgatgagagagagacggtcgtctctcatctcctctagaACACCCAGCAGACCAGCCTTGAAGAACACCTGATAAAGATACTCAAATTATACCTTTTCATGCTCATTGTAACAGGGCATTTATGCCAGCCTCTCATTTTCAGTATATTTACCTTAGTGTGTCCTAATCTATACTCCTCGTGGTCAATGTCCAGACTACCCAGCAGTTTTTCTGCTGCCTTCTTGTTGTCCATAAACGCTCCCTCAGGGATAACATTTGGGTTTAGGATGCGGTATCTGAATTTAATTATAAAAGTACACAAATATGATCAGGGTTAGGTGTGGTGTTAGAGTTAATACAATGATCAAATATGATACTCATAATAAAGTTATTGAATGTGTTTTCCACCTTTGTTTGAAGTCACCATACTGAATCCTGTTGGGGAATCCCTTCCTGCAGATTCTGATGCCTTCCAGCACACCGTTACAGCGCAGCTGGTGCATGACCAGAGGGTTCTCCATGGCCCCAGGAGTCTTGGTCTCGTTGGGGATGAGGCAACGCACAAAGTGGGGGTGAGTAGACCTCAAGTTGGTCATGAGTTTGTTCAGGTTCTCCTGTGAATAGAATGATTTGGAACAATCATGCTATTAGTGTTTTTGTATTAGATCACTTGAATTCAAGTGTTCTAATCTCTAGTAAAAACGAATTCATCACTGTAACATCttgaacatccacacacaaactcaccctGTGCAAAGCAGACACTGTCTGGAAAGAGGagcctttcttcttctttcctcctccagcATCAGCTGTCATGAATTAGAAGATAAAATGTAGTTGTATTTTCTCAATAGTTCTCTAAAGATACAAGATGAgatattgttatttttatatttaccaGCAGCGTCAGCACCAGCATAGCCAGTAAAAAGCACAGCCAACATCTTAAGACTTGATTTCTGGAAGAGTCCGACCACAGTCTCATTCAGAGGGTCCTTGTTCTTCACCAGCCAGTTACCAATGTTGTAGTCAACTGTGCCTGCATAGTGAACCAGGGAGAAATGGGCCTCTGGTCGACCTTTTATAATCCTGGGCTTCTGGAAGTTGGGGTTTTTGCCCAGGTGGTTGTCATACAGCTTGGCCTTGAATGTAGCATCACTGGCTTTGGGGAACATGCACTCCTCTTCAAGGATGGACATGATACCCATGGGCTGGTTTGCGGAACAAAAGACAAAATGTTCCAAGTCAAATTTGGGAAATAACAGTGCTGACTATAAGTTCAGGTCCTTCCACCTCACTCAAGCAACCCTGTCAGCTCTTTTTATCCAAAAGTGGTTTAGATAAGCACCTCTTATACATAATATAACTTCATTAAACTTGATACTAACCTTCTCGATAAGCTCAATGCAGGCTGCCAAGTCCATGCCAAAGTCAATGAACACCCAAACAATTCCTTCTTTCTTGTACTCTTCTTGCTCCAGCACAAACATGTGGTGATTGAAGAACTGCTGCAGCTTCTCATTAGTGAAGTTGATGCACAACTGTTCAAAGGTGTTGAACTGGAAAAGAAGTAAATTGAATGTTATTCTACTATACAATGGTTCAAATACCACCccttgttaaaaaaaataaaaaatgcttTTGATGGCTTCCTCAAACGCTCCAATTGATACATAAAACACAACCCATTATCATTATTAATACAAAATCTCTCCCTGGAAGTACCTCAAAAAGTTACTTTTTGCAAATATTCGGTTGCGTGAGGTTCAGTACTGATGAATTTAGCGCTGCATGAGTACAAACCAACAGGTTTAGTTATCTAAGAATAATCTTTTTTGCGCCCCTAAGGCTCAGTGACCCAGGGTTTTATTCTGGGCATTTTCAATTTTTCCCCTgttttcctgtctccctctaacTGTCTCTATAAATAAAAAGGCAACCAAAAATATTTTGTTATATTCCACAGTTCTAAAACAAAAATTACTCACATCAAAGATCTCAAAGCCAGCAATGTCCAGCACACCAATGTAATGCTGGCGAGCGTTTTTGGTGTCCAGGGATTGGTTGATTCTAATCACCATCCACAGGAACATCTTCTCATACAATGACTTGGACAGAGCACCAATGGAGTAGTACACCTGTAGACAGACACCATGTCAAATTTTGTAAGCTAAACATTGTGTTCAATTGATTCCAAGTCAAAACTGTTATTGTAACAGTAATATAACTATTTATAGTTATAATAATTTGTTTAGAAACTCCAAATTGAATCAGTACGCAGACTACGTGAGTTTAATGAAGCTCATACAGATGTAAATAATAGGATATTTGAATCACCTGCTGGACACTTTGACCTTTGGTGACCCACTCGTTTCCTACTTTGACCCTTGGGTGGCAGAGACCCTTGATCAGGTCAGCAGAGTTCAAGCCCATCAGGTACGCCACTTTGTCGGTATCTGAaatgcagaggcagagagaaacagattcaAAATGATTGGATAAAGCTCTGTGTTGActcaagtaagtaagtaagactttatttatatagcacttttcatacaagaattgcagacTCAAAGCTAAGAGTTTGTATATTAGGGATTTATTTAGCTAAACCCAACAAAATGGTGCCAAAAACAGATTTCACATTTGAGCACAGAGAAAGATTTCACTGTGCTTCAAGACCATGCCAAACACAAAGGGAACACATTACATTTTGATCATAAAGAGTTACCCTCAGTGCCATCTGGCtctgcctgctcctccctctgcttgtTCTTGAATTTCATGTTGCCATAGTGCATGATGGCACCAGTCATCTTGTAAATGCCGTTCTTCTCCTCTTGGGTGAACCCCAGCACATCAAAGGCTTCCTATTATAAAGTTGAACATTTTAATCTTTGTTATTACACGGCTCTTCTTAATGCTGTAGAATGCTCCATTCACCTGAATGGGGCTTCCCAACGTTCTGTGGTCAACTATTTTTCCATATTTGACCGTTGCTATGCATAAATTGTCCCCTGTCAAGGGAAGTGGCCTTTTTGCCTCTGATTCAAATTTTTCGTAGCACTCCACAAGTAGTCCGGTAATTTATCAACCCCAGCGTATTCCGTTGCTTAGCGACGTCAGCTGATCTGAAGCCTACCGGAAAAAAACGTAGCCTACATACCAGGCAACTATGGATGAGTTTCCAATTAACTTTAATATTTCATTAACGTTATTTCAGCGGATGATTGAGCAGCTGTGTTCTAAAGAATGTTCAACGTCTTTGAAGTTCAACGTCTTTGGCGAACAATTTCTCTGCTGATCAACACTACGAATGGTaacaaataaattgtaaaaAGACATACTATTATTTTTTCGTTTTGGCAAGTAGCCGtgtaataagcgggataatgtatagaacgccagtcattatcgggaaaataagccccgACAGGCGAACAGCACCCCGATGCGAAACGGAGGGGTCTTGCTTCGCCCTGAAGGGGCTTATTTTTCCGATAATGACtggcgttctatacattatcccttacataaatgtttacatttagtagtaCATCGAGAATTGTTTGATATAGATATACTTCACTTACATCAGTAGCCACCAGCTCATCAGAATCATCAATAGATGTTACAGAAATCTCTCCTTGGGAGATGAAGGCGTAATCATAGGGGTTGCTGGTGATAAGCAGCATCTCTGTAGATAAGAATTTAAACTTAAATTATATGATTGGGTTGGTTACATCCACAGTGGTCAATGTACAAGCATTTTTTGTATAGTAAATACACTGCTGTTTATATACTGACCCAGCAGTTCTGGCTTCTTTTGAGACAGGATCTGGTAGAAGATGTGGTAGTCTCTCTCAGCCTTGAGCTGGAAAGTGACACGTGACTTCTCCAGAAGATCTgtcaaaaagagaaaaatacaatataaaacATTTACTCGAATCCAGGATTTATGAGCATGTCATTGACTTTGATGATTTTATCAAACCAgtcattttgttttaaatacaGCATCATTTTGGTGACATTAGTCGTAAACTACTCACAAGTTTCAATATCTGCGGATGAAAGCTTCCCACTCACTCCAAAATGAATTCTGATGAATTTTCCCTGTAAGTGAAGGAATTGTACACTCACTGTCAACTGGGTGATACAATCCTGTTGAAGATAGTGCATGTTAAACATGACTGAAGAAATCTTACGAATCTGGAGGAGTTGTCATTTCTGATGGTCTTGGCATTACCAAAAGCCTCCAGGGCAGGGTTACACTGGATGATTTGATCCTCCAGGGTACCCTAGAATCCAACAACCCAACATTGATTAAAATGTTTAAAACCTATAGGTCATCATTATACAAAATTAGACCAATTTAACATCAAACAGCCCTACCTTTTTTTCCTGTGCGGCATCCTTCTTTCCACTAACAGCTGCAATGCTGGCCAAGTACTGGATGACTCTCTTGGTGTTCACAGTCTTTCCTGCACCGGATTCTCCACTGGAGATGAAAATGTAATATTTGGAGGTTTGACATTGTGTTGGGTCAGTGATAATCTGCGGCACTTTAAAATATGTTATTGCATATTCAAGCCAATGCGTGAAGGTTAAATGTGTTGTACTAGTGCATGGATTTAGGCACTCCCATCAATGTGTCCCATCAATGTGTGAAAAGTCCAGATAAATATTAAATGTACTTACGTGATCAGTACAGATTGATTTTCCCTGTCTgttaaaagaaaaggaaagaaaaatctGCATTCATTTCGCTTCAAATTGAGAAAAGTCACGTTTGAAAAAAGCAAGTTGTGTTTTACCTGACAGCATGTACTGGTAGGCATtgtcagagatggagaagatgtGAGGAGGAGCTTCACTCCTCTTCTTGCCTCTGTAAGCAACGACAACTGACTGATCGTACACTGGCAGCCACTTGTAGGGGTTGACAGTCACACAGAACAGTCCTGAGTACgtctgtgggggaggagagtagTTTTACTTCTTTAATGATCATATTCTACTCAGTAAGAACCTATTTGTACGTTGTGTTACTCACGTAGATCATCCAGGCTGCATAACGCTCTTTGAGGTTAAACAGCACAGCAGGCTCGTGCAGGAAGGTGAACATCGCCATGTCCTCAATTTTATCAAACTTTGGCGGGTTCTGGGGATGGCAGTCATCCTCCTTATGAACTGCTGTCTGGGGAAAAAGTTAAAGTTAGAGTTATTTTTaggtaaatatattttgtaAAAGGTCAGAGGTATTGATTGATACCATCTGTTAAATATTTCAACCCATATTTACCTTTCCATACTCAGTTTCAACAGTGACTTTGTCCCCATCTCTACTGCTTATTAGTGCCTTGACGTACTCAACCTCTGGGTCAGGCACAAAGCAGTTCTTCTTCATGTCAAAAGGACGAGTCTGGGCCTCCAGACGTTCCTTGTCTGACTTCCGCAGAAAAGGAGCTGCTGCCCCAAACTCTGCCATCAAGGCGTCCCCCATCCTGAGATCTGTGTTGTTTGAAAGAAGATTTTCCACTACTGTTGAACAAATCACTCCCAAGTCCTTCACAAAGACTATCCCAAATGGCTTAATAGATgtgactttccacaccagcataGATATATGTGGCGCCAGAATCAAAGTGATGAATTCACAATAAGAATAGTCTTCTTACGTGTACGTCTATTAGAGCCACTATGTTAGTATATCATTTATTATAACATTATTTAAATGATTGTACAATGTCATTTCAGATTTTCATTCTGTGCTTCGCACTTTCAAACTGGATTTTGTTTCTGCAAATCATATTGGTCGGACAATAATGGACCTTGTGCTGTAACTACTGAAACTATttaatcaaacccagaataatGAATTACCCTCTTCGAAACTTAACTCATTGCATAATTTTGCAATTATGACTGTAATTTAAATCACAATGTTTACAGACGCACCATTTCTTTCAAAGTTTAAAATCCTCAGAGTCTTACCTTAGTGTCAGCCGGCGTGTAGGATCTTGATGGAAAGGGAGACTACTATTACTATTGAGAatgaaacaaatacaaatgCATGAATGAGTTAGGAGCATCAACATTAGTAGATTCTTCATTTGAACCCTTTAATGTTGGTCCAGAGAGTCCTGGTTTATCCAGTGAAGTTTCTGTTAGCCTGTTCTATGCTCCTGTCGTGTTCTTACCTCAGGTGGCCCAGTGTGTTGTCTTTCACCAGGCATCCATCCCTCTTTATAAAGGATGCTGCAGAGCCTTGTATGGAGAAAGACCAATGGGAAACTTTATTATAATAGTTTAAAACATCTAAATGGAGGAACAGAGGTGTGTACCAGCTCCTATAGGCCTCGTGTGGACAGAtgacaggaggagaaagaggcatTGGCTGGATCCTATAGCCTCAGACCCTAATATGGAGTTCCTGTTTTTAGGATGGCCGTAGGTTGAGACAATGGcaaatttcaaagacatttctttgtcgtcccccccccacacacacacacacacacacaaatctttcTCATGACTGTTGTGGGATCCATTGGCATCTTATAAATGTCATTGGTATGTGTTAAAGCTATCCAATTAAATCcatctttacatttatttattgaaaaatTGAAAATTTGGATCTAAACTGTGAGAAAATGTTTCTCTATGGCATGAAAAAAATATGATGGCACTTTTTGGTTGATTGTCATCACTTAAGGCCATTGTGTATTCGGATTGGAACTGTAGAGATATGTGCCCTGCGAGATAGATGCCCCAGTTGTCCATCTTTGTTAACCAAAGGAAGGTCACTTTTGCCTATTGTCACCAAGACTAGCAGCTATTGTAAGAATAACCCTACTCTTCAGCTTGTTGACACGGCATTGTTTCCTTGCCTTTATCCTTGAGGACAAAGATAAACCTGTGAAATAGTTCTTGGAGTCCTCTTAGAGCCTGTGAGGCCCTTGGCGTACGTTAAGGTCGAGACCTAACCCTTCTCCAGAGGGCTGTCTGTGGCAGCTGCTGTGTGGGTGCAGCACATGGAGACCACCAGCCACCTTCTCACTGAAACCATGGTAGACGTGTACTGAATAGTTTATAGATAGGAGAATTACTTGTTTATGCATGAAAGGTTGGAATAGTCATGACGAGTTAAGGATTTTGAAATGTTGTGATGTTTAGACTCAAGAGGTTTGGTGCTATAAATAGTTTATCATCTTAAGGGAAATCCTTATGAACAATTACATAATTACATAGCAGATTATTATGGTAGGTTTTGCTCTTGAGGTTTCCAATTAGCCAAGTCATTCTTGAACGTGTTGAGCTAAAGGCTACATGGTCCTATTCTAGAGTGTGTCACACTATTTAAGGTTAAGACAGCTGACAGAGGAGCAATATGCTGCCAGGGAAGTGTCTAGGGGTTAGTACTGGAGGCTGTTATGTTTTACTGCCCTCTGCTCCAGTGTGAGCACCATCGGGACCATCGAGACCCTCGGTCCTGTGAGGGTGCAGGAGAGCTAGATTAGTAGACCAGACTCAGATTAACACCCTGTTAAAAAGTCTCCCAAAATTAAGACAACGCTTATTCTGTTCAAATCAATCCGTATAGGACATGGAAAGGGACATTAATTTGGTTCGTAATGGTCACATTTGATTGttgttttaaaacttgttttatGACATAACCTTTGTTTTAATAGTTGGttcacattttgttttgtttgttttattcatATTTGTGAAACGTTATCAGGTAATGTTTTAAAGTACCATTAATTTAAGAGAAGGGTGCAATTTAAATAAGGATATATTACTAAATAATTGAGATAAATTAACTGTTCCCTACAGCTTCACTCCAGACACAAACCAATCAAAACCCTTCATGCAGTCGGTGCAGATTCCCCCCTTCGTTAGAGGTCCCACAACAGCTGTGTTTTGGGGTCCTGGTACCGAACCTTTCCACACTAGTCAAGCTTCAAGTTAATCTGCATGAGTTCCTACAGGGGGTGTAGTTCATAGTTGGTTAACATTTTGTTGGTTTTATTCATATTTGTGAAACGTTATCAGGTAATGTtgattatattttaaatgtaattGAATGGTTGAATATTTTCCCACGTTTTTCAAAATGATTAGAAATGGTGAAGTAAACAATTGGTTTCTACATATTAAACATGTAGAAAGTATTTACTGAAATCTTTCTGGTTCTGTATTATTTTAAATCTCACTCAATGTGTATTAAACCTTGTATATTTTACAATAGACGTCTTCCCAGACAGATCTAAAGGCAGTTTGGACTCTCAGCACTCTGGATCTTACCTAAGGTGTGTAGTCTGTTAGAGGGTCTGTATTCTCACTACCATTCAGGGTGGCCAATATTTTCACCTGTTGCAGTGTTCCCCTAGTGGATATAACAGGTATTACCTCCAGGTTTTACATCATCAGCCTCATTCAGCTTAAAAGAGAGACGGGCTGTTTTGTTTATCCAGACGTAGGATTTGATTTACACCTAATGCCCAGGAGCATCTGTCacaattattattctttttttaatccatattaaagttttgtttcagtCACTAAACAATTTCAACTTGAAGAATTTTTGTATGTTGTTTAAGAATtgttaatttttcaataatataTAAATGAAAGTATCATCACAACTATCCTAtacaaaatatgttttatttttctcaGATTTTGCTCTCATCTTTTATTTCCAAGTCActgttttacagttttttcatGTGTAATCACAGATACACAG
Above is a genomic segment from Osmerus mordax isolate fOsmMor3 chromosome 15, fOsmMor3.pri, whole genome shotgun sequence containing:
- the LOC136957364 gene encoding myosin-7-like; translated protein: MGDALMAEFGAAAPFLRKSDKERLEAQTRPFDMKKNCFVPDPEVEYVKALISSRDGDKVTVETEYGKTAVHKEDDCHPQNPPKFDKIEDMAMFTFLHEPAVLFNLKERYAAWMIYTYSGLFCVTVNPYKWLPVYDQSVVVAYRGKKRSEAPPHIFSISDNAYQYMLSDRENQSVLITGESGAGKTVNTKRVIQYLASIAAVSGKKDAAQEKKGTLEDQIIQCNPALEAFGNAKTIRNDNSSRFGKFIRIHFGVSGKLSSADIETYLLEKSRVTFQLKAERDYHIFYQILSQKKPELLEMLLITSNPYDYAFISQGEISVTSIDDSDELVATDEAFDVLGFTQEEKNGIYKMTGAIMHYGNMKFKNKQREEQAEPDGTEDTDKVAYLMGLNSADLIKGLCHPRVKVGNEWVTKGQSVQQVYYSIGALSKSLYEKMFLWMVIRINQSLDTKNARQHYIGVLDIAGFEIFDFNTFEQLCINFTNEKLQQFFNHHMFVLEQEEYKKEGIVWVFIDFGMDLAACIELIEKPMGIMSILEEECMFPKASDATFKAKLYDNHLGKNPNFQKPRIIKGRPEAHFSLVHYAGTVDYNIGNWLVKNKDPLNETVVGLFQKSSLKMLAVLFTGYAGADAAADAGGGKKKKGSSFQTVSALHRENLNKLMTNLRSTHPHFVRCLIPNETKTPGAMENPLVMHQLRCNGVLEGIRICRKGFPNRIQYGDFKQRYRILNPNVIPEGAFMDNKKAAEKLLGSLDIDHEEYRLGHTKVFFKAGLLGVLEEMRDDRLSLIITGIQSRARGVLARNEFQKIVERRDALLVIQWNIRAFMGVKNWPWMKMFFKIKPLLVSAETEKEMANMKEEFLKLKEAYAKSEARRKELEEKMVSLVQEKNDLQLAVQTEQDSLGDAEERCEGLIKSKIQLEAKSKELTERLEDEEEMNAELTAKKRKLEDECSELKKDIDDLELTLAKVEKEKHATENKVKNLTEEMAALDEIIAKLTKEKKALQEAHQQTLDDLQSEEDKVNTLTKAKTKLEQQVDDLEGSLEQEKKVRMDLERAKRKLEGDLKLTQESLMDLENDKQQMEERLKKKDFEISQLNSKIEDEQAMSAQLQKKLKELQARIEELEEELEAERAARAKVEKQRADLSRELEEISERLEEAGGATAAQIEMNKKREAEFQKVRRDLEEATLQHEATAATLRKKNADSVADLGEQIDNLQRVKQKLEKEKSELRLELDDVVSNMEQIVKSKTNLEKMCRTLEDQMTEYRTKSEEGQRSINDFTMQKAKLQTENGELTRQLEEKDSLVSQLTRGKQSNVQQIEDLKRQLEEEVKAKNALAHAVQSARHDSELLREQYEEEQEAKAELQRSMSKANSEVAQWRTKYETDAIQRTEELEEAKKKLAQRLQDAEEAVEAVNAKCSSLEKTKHRLQNEIEDLMVDVERSNAAAAVLDKKQRNFDKVLAEWKQKYEESQTELESAQKEARSLSTELFKLKNSYEESLDHLETIKRENKNLQEEISDLTEQLGEGGKSIHELEKIRKQLEQEKAEIQTALEEAEGSLEHEEGKILRAQLEFNQVKADIERKLVEKDEEMEMAKRNQQRVVDTLQSSLESETRSRNEALRLKKKMEGDLNEMEIQLSQANRQAAEAQKQLKGLHAHMKDSQLQLDDALRGNDDLKENIAIVERRNNLLQAELDELRSMVEQTERGRKLAEQELLDVSERVQLLHSQNTSLLNQKKKLEGDTSQLQNEVEEAVQECRNAEEKAKKAITDAAMMAEELKKEQDTSAHLERMKKNMEQTIKDLQHRLDEAEQIAMKGGKKQVQKLEARVRELETEVELEQRKGGDSVKGVRKYERRIKELTYQTEEDRKNLSRLQDLVDKLQLKVKSYKRTAEEAEEQANSNLGKFRKIQHELDEAEERADIAETQVNKLRAKSRDSGAKKGHDEE